One genomic segment of Candidatus Angelobacter sp. includes these proteins:
- a CDS encoding ABC transporter permease — protein sequence MNLGNAILIGFKEIWAHKFRSLLTMLGIILGVSSLVAMSALVKGMEVGAKEALIAIGGLQKVRIEPQDVPIQQWQRKDQAVGVTINDVYALEASAPLVTKISPEMRLYGATATKSGKSFRPWNCTGVWPIALEMYEHVIQYGRMFNEIDDEMARNVCVIGTGVRDELFGSPEDVGEEINPVGETININGQPFTIIGMFEHYESEQERKERELAKLQPRQAATGPKRSRGWSGRGGSFAFRLKNNTLYMPLNTVWMKFRAAGVGVAGSFGTNKSAAITPDTAIVPDPRLSVLEVKIADVDRMNVALQQIRNVLMATHKGIEDFSFRTQEEWAENINTFIHNARMSGGIIAGISLLVGGIGIMNIMLASISERVREIGIRKAVGAATEDVFIQILVESIVIAIFGGLVGLVASYGLVRVIVSFSSTENAPIITVTAMSIAFAFSVCVGITAGLFPAFKAARLDPIQALRYE from the coding sequence ATGAACCTTGGGAACGCCATCCTGATTGGTTTCAAGGAAATCTGGGCGCATAAATTTCGTTCCCTGCTCACCATGCTCGGCATCATCCTCGGCGTGTCGAGCCTTGTGGCGATGTCGGCGCTGGTCAAGGGCATGGAAGTGGGCGCGAAGGAGGCGTTGATCGCCATCGGCGGCCTGCAGAAGGTCCGCATCGAGCCGCAGGACGTGCCGATCCAGCAGTGGCAGCGGAAAGATCAGGCCGTCGGCGTGACGATCAACGATGTTTACGCGCTCGAGGCAAGCGCGCCGCTGGTCACAAAAATCTCCCCCGAAATGCGGCTCTATGGCGCGACCGCGACCAAAAGCGGCAAATCATTTCGCCCGTGGAACTGCACCGGCGTCTGGCCCATCGCGCTCGAAATGTACGAGCACGTGATCCAATACGGACGCATGTTCAACGAGATTGACGACGAAATGGCGCGCAACGTTTGTGTGATCGGCACGGGCGTCCGCGACGAGCTTTTCGGCAGCCCGGAGGACGTCGGCGAGGAAATCAATCCCGTCGGCGAGACCATCAACATCAACGGCCAGCCCTTCACGATCATCGGCATGTTCGAACATTACGAGAGCGAACAGGAGCGCAAGGAACGCGAACTGGCGAAGCTCCAGCCGAGGCAGGCCGCGACCGGCCCCAAGCGCAGCCGGGGCTGGAGCGGTCGCGGCGGGAGCTTTGCGTTTCGCCTGAAAAACAACACGCTTTACATGCCGCTCAACACGGTGTGGATGAAGTTCCGCGCGGCGGGCGTCGGTGTGGCGGGCAGTTTCGGAACCAACAAGTCGGCGGCCATCACGCCGGACACCGCGATCGTCCCGGACCCGAGGTTGTCCGTCCTGGAAGTGAAGATTGCGGACGTGGACCGCATGAACGTCGCGCTCCAGCAAATCCGAAATGTTCTGATGGCCACGCACAAGGGCATTGAGGATTTTTCGTTCCGCACCCAGGAGGAATGGGCGGAAAATATCAACACCTTCATCCATAATGCGCGCATGAGCGGCGGCATCATCGCGGGCATCAGCCTGCTGGTCGGCGGGATCGGCATCATGAACATCATGCTGGCCAGTATCTCGGAGCGTGTCCGTGAAATCGGAATCCGCAAGGCCGTCGGCGCCGCGACGGAAGATGTCTTCATCCAGATTCTCGTTGAAAGCATCGTCATCGCAATCTTCGGTGGATTGGTGGGTCTGGTTGCTTCATACGGACTGGTGCGGGTCATCGTCAGCTTTTCCTCCACCGAAAACGCCCCGATCATCACCGTCACGGCAATGTCAATCGCGTTCGCGTTCAGCGTGTGCGTCGGCATCACGGCCGGCCTGTTTCCTGCATTCAAGGCCGCGCGGCTGGATCCCATTCAGGCTCTGCGTTACGAGTGA